A stretch of candidate division KSB1 bacterium DNA encodes these proteins:
- a CDS encoding 4Fe-4S binding protein, with amino-acid sequence MGRKAIRLKDDLCDLCGTCVAVCPADALELTECRLLIDMERCTLCANCVHACPLGCLEVRDEVPV; translated from the coding sequence ATGGGAAGGAAAGCCATTCGACTGAAAGACGATCTGTGTGACCTGTGCGGTACATGTGTGGCTGTCTGTCCGGCCGACGCGCTGGAACTGACCGAGTGCCGGTTGCTCATCGACATGGAGCGTTGCACGCTGTGCGCCAATTGCGTGCATGCCTGCCCCCTCGGATGCCTGGAGGTCCGCGATGAAGTCCCGGTATGA